From the genome of Synergistaceae bacterium, one region includes:
- a CDS encoding ABC-F family ATP-binding cassette domain-containing protein, whose amino-acid sequence MAFGEKILFDGIDWLITDRERAGLVGNNGTGKTTLLRVLTQELDPDGGTVERSKNLTVGYLPQDLVELEDVPVLEYLKRRVGLAEVEECLRRTEQMLADADPRSKTLAPLLGEHQRLERRFEILDGFEFENTARKTLRGLGFKMEDAERNCAEFSGGWKMRIALAALLLARPDLLLLDEPTNHLDTESMEWLENWLRDHRGAVVAVSHDRRFLDNMMERIVELAKGKLMLYPWNYERYVVEKESARERLEKTIQEQKGRIEKMEHFISRFRYKSSKATQVQSRIKQLEKMEVYELDDPSKTIRFHIPEAPESGWRVLSVKNLSKNYGGLEVFSGLDFTINRGERVALVGVNGAGKSTLLRLLSGVDEPSKGEIRFGHKVIHAFYSQESALNVNYSHTVWEEARQASSKLTEAGKRTLLGSFLFSREDIHKLVSVLSGGEKARLALFKLMLAESNVLILDEPTNHLDMITKDLFQRALLQYGGTLLIVSHDRHFLDDLADRVLEIRDGRLFDYPGNYSWFLEKREELLKKQEFPADSVENRPTGHRTREEKKREGLDRERLAQKTREVKKELKSLESCIEELENRRNEIDILLCDSGTLADSTRVQSLMKERRELEQKLTKSYAKWEELILLMENEKYGK is encoded by the coding sequence TTGGCTTTCGGAGAAAAGATTCTCTTCGACGGTATTGATTGGTTGATTACGGATCGTGAGCGCGCCGGACTCGTCGGAAACAATGGAACGGGAAAAACGACGCTTTTGCGCGTCTTGACACAGGAACTGGATCCTGACGGGGGGACGGTAGAACGCTCCAAGAATTTGACGGTGGGCTATCTGCCTCAAGACCTGGTAGAGCTGGAGGACGTGCCGGTCTTGGAATATCTGAAACGGCGCGTGGGGCTCGCCGAGGTTGAGGAATGCTTGCGCCGAACGGAGCAAATGTTGGCGGACGCCGACCCTCGTTCAAAAACCCTTGCGCCTCTTTTGGGAGAGCACCAAAGGCTGGAACGTCGATTCGAGATCCTAGATGGCTTCGAGTTTGAAAACACGGCGCGCAAAACGCTTCGTGGCCTGGGGTTCAAAATGGAGGACGCAGAGCGTAATTGCGCGGAATTTTCCGGTGGCTGGAAGATGCGCATTGCCTTGGCCGCGTTGCTATTGGCGCGCCCGGATCTGTTGCTTCTGGATGAGCCCACAAACCATTTGGACACGGAAAGCATGGAATGGCTGGAAAACTGGCTGCGCGACCATCGGGGCGCTGTTGTGGCTGTGTCTCATGATCGCCGTTTTTTGGACAACATGATGGAACGGATCGTGGAGCTGGCAAAAGGCAAGCTGATGCTTTACCCTTGGAACTACGAGCGCTACGTAGTGGAAAAAGAAAGTGCTCGGGAGCGATTGGAAAAAACGATTCAAGAACAGAAGGGCCGCATCGAAAAGATGGAGCACTTCATCTCCCGGTTCCGCTACAAGTCCTCGAAGGCGACCCAAGTCCAGAGCCGCATCAAACAGCTCGAAAAAATGGAGGTCTATGAACTCGATGACCCCTCGAAAACCATTCGCTTCCATATTCCAGAAGCCCCAGAAAGCGGTTGGCGGGTGCTCTCTGTCAAAAATCTTTCTAAAAACTACGGCGGCTTGGAGGTTTTCAGTGGATTGGACTTCACGATCAACCGTGGAGAAAGAGTGGCTCTGGTGGGAGTGAACGGAGCGGGGAAATCCACCTTACTTCGGCTTTTGAGCGGTGTGGACGAGCCCTCGAAGGGGGAGATTCGCTTTGGTCATAAGGTCATCCACGCCTTTTACTCCCAGGAAAGCGCCCTGAACGTGAACTACTCCCACACGGTTTGGGAAGAGGCACGACAGGCCTCCTCCAAGCTGACCGAGGCGGGTAAACGCACGCTTCTGGGGTCGTTTCTCTTTTCAAGGGAGGACATTCACAAGTTGGTCTCTGTCCTTTCAGGAGGGGAGAAGGCGCGTCTCGCCCTTTTCAAACTGATGCTGGCGGAGTCCAATGTTCTGATTCTGGACGAACCCACCAATCATCTGGACATGATCACCAAAGACCTATTTCAGCGGGCATTGTTACAGTATGGGGGCACGCTTTTGATCGTCTCCCACGACCGCCACTTCCTCGACGACCTGGCGGACCGAGTGTTGGAAATCCGTGACGGGCGACTATTCGACTACCCCGGCAATTACTCCTGGTTTTTAGAGAAACGAGAGGAGCTCTTGAAAAAACAGGAATTTCCCGCGGATTCTGTGGAGAATAGGCCCACGGGGCATAGAACACGCGAGGAGAAAAAACGAGAGGGCCTCGACCGTGAGCGCCTCGCCCAAAAGACACGAGAGGTCAAAAAAGAACTGAAGTCTCTGGAATCTTGTATCGAAGAACTGGAGAACCGCAGGAACGAAATTGACATTCTTTTGTGCGACTCCGGCACCTTGGCCGATTCCACCCGCGTTCAGTCCCTCATGAAAGAGCGAAGAGAATTGGAGCAAAAATTGACGAAAAGCTACGCGAAATGGGAGGAGCTTATCCTTCTGATGGAAAATGAAAAGTATGGAAAATGA